Part of the Labilibaculum antarcticum genome, TGCCTGGACTTTCTTATCGAAAGAAGAACAACAGAGATGGAAAAACGTAAGGTGGAATAATCAACCTGAAAAAAAGAAATAAGCTATCAACAGCATCAAAAATGAAATTAACATTTGATATTCTAATTATTACACACAATATTTAGATCAAATAAGTTCATTTAGATAAAAAATTAGTTATACCCTGACATGAACGGCTTGCTTAGAATCAGAGCATGACGGGTACTTCAAAAGACCAGACAGGTTTCTAAAACCTTTTTGGTCTTTTTGTTTTGAAAAAGCGTTAGGGATTGAAATGGAAACCCCACAGCGAGGAACGAGTGAGGAGTTGGAATGGAAAGCCCGCCCGAAGGGAACGCCCATAAAAAAAAGGCTGGCACCTGGAAGTACCAGCCAATTAAAATCAAAACTAATCTAACTATAATGAATTCTTCTTTATAAAATCGATCACTTCGTCGATGTAAGCAAAACTCATACCGACTACCGTATCGGCAGCTCCGTAATAAACGGCAACTTTATTTCCTTCGGTTAAAGCGGCACATGGGAATATGACATTAGGCACATCGCCAACCAACTCGTAAGGTGCGGCTGGGGCCAACAAATACGGTTGAGAACGGTATAAGACCTTATCGGGGTTTTCGAGGTCGAGAAGGGCTGCTCCCATGGAATAACGGAACCCGTTACAGGTATTGATTACCCCATGATAAAACATCAGCCAACCCTCGTTGGTTCGAATTGGAACTGAACCGGCTCCAATTTTGGTACACTGCCATGCACTGTCTGTAAATTCGGACACTTTCATTACACAACGATGTTCTCCCCAATATTTCATATCAGGACTGTAAGAGATGTAAATATCGCCAAAAGGTGTATGGCCATTATCGCTTGGACGACTCAACATTGCGTATTTTCCATCTATTTTCTCTGGAAACAAAACACCGTTACGATTGAATGGTAAAAAAGCATTTTCGCACTGATGATATGTCTTAAAATCGAAAGTATAAGCGATTCCAATTGTTGGTCCGTGGTAACCGTTGCACCAGGTAATCCAATAGCGATCTTCAATCCAACAAACACGAGGGTCGTATTTGTAATCGGAGTCGATCATATCAGTATTGCCTGCAATCATTTGGATAGGATCATGATTGATGTCCCAATTGATTCCATCTTTACTAAAACCGGTAAAAATATTCATTTGAACCGACTTATTATCACATCGGAATACTCCGGCAAAGCCATCCTCGAAAGGTACTACTGCGCTATTAAAAATACTGTTTGAGGATGGAATATCGTACCTTCCGATTACAGGATTTTGTGAAAATCTCCACATCACATCAGTACATCCTTCTGGCCTATCTTCCCAAGGCATATTTGCTTTACTAGTCATTTTCAGTTCGTTTATTCTATATTTATTATCAATAATATTTGACTTTGATTGTAAACTTATCGTTTCAATCCTCTTTGGTTTCTTTTTTGCAATACTGATAATCTGCTGGGTAATCTTCGAGCTTTTTATACCAGGTATAATAAAGTATAATGCTCGTAATTATAAACAATGCAACCACCCACGACAATGAGCTGTACTTTCCAATCACAAAATAGATAGGGATAAGCGGTAACATCATTTGCCATCCTACTCCAATGGTACAATTGAACATGTCTTTTAAGAAATCGTTATTCGGTTCGGCTTCTGGTTTTTGAGCTTTTAATTTTAAATAAACCGGTTTCCAGAATCCCCATGGACGAACACTTTCATAAAATTTAATTAAAACCTCATCGGATTCAGGTTTGGTTAGTAAACTGCCAACAACCGAAGAGGCAAAAGAGAATAGGAAAATGTACGGGAAAGCATAAATTGGAGACACTTCGGGAAACACCAGAGGTGCAACCAGGGAAACAATCAATCCGGCAAGCATTCCGTAAAAATAGCCATAACCGTTAAATCTCCACCACACCCATTTCAAAAGGTTTGATGCGGTATATCCGCCAAACAAAGCTCCTACCAGCCATTTCATTACAGTATCGATACTTTCGGCAAAAAAACCAAAGAATATTCCTACAATTACAACTGCGAATGACGACAAATAACTCATTCGAATGTATTTCTTTTGAGAGGCATTCGGATTGATGAATTTTTTATAGATATCGTTTACAATATAAGCTGGTCCGGCATTTACATTTGCGGCAAAAGTGGACATAAAGGCCGCAATTAATCCGGCCAGCAATAAACCTTTAGCTCCATCGGGAATAAAATTATTTAAAGCATAGGGCAAAACCATCTCAAAATCGATATTAGGCCCCATTTTATTGAATTCAGGAGCCAGATAAACCAAAGCCAAAGCGGCTAAACCTGCAATCATCAAATAGCGGGGTACGAATAATACCAAAGATACAATTCCACTCATTTTAGCTGCATCTTTAGGTGTTTCGGTAGAAAGTATGCGTTGCATATCGTAACTGGGTACAGGTCCGGCAATACTTACCAGTACTCCTTTAAAAATCATCATCATCATCAAAACCGAGAACATATTATATCCGTCGATATCAATTTTGTTGTTTACCGCAGGAATTAGATTACTCCAATCTAAATCAAGAGTCCAGCCAAAGGATATATCAGTCCAACCTGCAGGTACGGCAGCTGCTATCTGCTCTGGTGTAACTAAGGAAATAGCAATTACGCCTACCATTATACAGGCAATAGTCATAATCACAAACTGAAGTACTTCCGTAAAAACCACTGAGTACATTCCACCTTTAACAACATACAGGGTGGTTAAGCCCATGATGAGAATCGCATACATGTTCTCCGATTTAATGCTTAGACCCAAAACAGTGGCATGCAAATCCCAAGGAAAGAATGTTTGTGCGAATTTACCCACTCCAACAAATCCGTAGGTAATAAAACCGATTACACTGACAATGGCAAAAAGCACCACTATTAAATGCGAAAGTTGTGATCCCCGGCCATCACCAAAACGGGTTTTCAGCCATTCAGCTCCTGTCATTACATTCGAACGCCGCAACCAGACAGCCATGAACATCATTAGAAAAATTTGATTCCAAACCGGCCATAACCAAGGTATCCACAGTGACTTTAAACCATACACAAACAAAATAGTAACCGTCCACATGGTTCCGGTAATGTCGAACATACCCGATGCGTTGGAAACTCCAAGCATGTACCATGGTATTTTATTTCCTCCCAAAAAGTAATTAGACAGGTTTTCTGATGCCTTTTTTGATAGAAAATAACCAATGAATATGGTTAAAATAAGGTATCCTACAATTAT contains:
- a CDS encoding sodium:solute symporter family protein, with translation MNLSTLDLSIIVGYLILTIFIGYFLSKKASENLSNYFLGGNKIPWYMLGVSNASGMFDITGTMWTVTILFVYGLKSLWIPWLWPVWNQIFLMMFMAVWLRRSNVMTGAEWLKTRFGDGRGSQLSHLIVVLFAIVSVIGFITYGFVGVGKFAQTFFPWDLHATVLGLSIKSENMYAILIMGLTTLYVVKGGMYSVVFTEVLQFVIMTIACIMVGVIAISLVTPEQIAAAVPAGWTDISFGWTLDLDWSNLIPAVNNKIDIDGYNMFSVLMMMMIFKGVLVSIAGPVPSYDMQRILSTETPKDAAKMSGIVSLVLFVPRYLMIAGLAALALVYLAPEFNKMGPNIDFEMVLPYALNNFIPDGAKGLLLAGLIAAFMSTFAANVNAGPAYIVNDIYKKFINPNASQKKYIRMSYLSSFAVVIVGIFFGFFAESIDTVMKWLVGALFGGYTASNLLKWVWWRFNGYGYFYGMLAGLIVSLVAPLVFPEVSPIYAFPYIFLFSFASSVVGSLLTKPESDEVLIKFYESVRPWGFWKPVYLKLKAQKPEAEPNNDFLKDMFNCTIGVGWQMMLPLIPIYFVIGKYSSLSWVVALFIITSIILYYTWYKKLEDYPADYQYCKKETKED
- a CDS encoding glycoside hydrolase family 130 protein, with protein sequence MTSKANMPWEDRPEGCTDVMWRFSQNPVIGRYDIPSSNSIFNSAVVPFEDGFAGVFRCDNKSVQMNIFTGFSKDGINWDINHDPIQMIAGNTDMIDSDYKYDPRVCWIEDRYWITWCNGYHGPTIGIAYTFDFKTYHQCENAFLPFNRNGVLFPEKIDGKYAMLSRPSDNGHTPFGDIYISYSPDMKYWGEHRCVMKVSEFTDSAWQCTKIGAGSVPIRTNEGWLMFYHGVINTCNGFRYSMGAALLDLENPDKVLYRSQPYLLAPAAPYELVGDVPNVIFPCAALTEGNKVAVYYGAADTVVGMSFAYIDEVIDFIKKNSL